The Danio rerio strain Tuebingen ecotype United States chromosome 1, GRCz12tu, whole genome shotgun sequence genome includes a region encoding these proteins:
- the LOC137495359 gene encoding stonustoxin subunit beta-like, translating to MVTEEGCGFLSSALSSNPSHLRELDLSYNHPGQSGVQLLQHTLEDPHYTLQILNLDHAAYFRITPGLRKYAVELTLDPNTAHNQLQISEENRKITYVEERQAYPDHPERFERHPQVLCREILTGRCYWEAEWSSWGHIAVSYKEMARNVVTDCRFGFSDKSWSLFCSANGFTVWHNNVSTSLSTSTPLSNRVGVYVDVSSGSLSFYSVSDTLTHLHTFNTTFTEDLYAGFRVFDSSLALCQIEKTAGGDDCDITNTELHTFVQSVV from the exons atggtgacagaggaaggctgtggttttctatcTTCAGCTCTgagttcaaacccctcacacctgagagagctggatctgagctacaatcacccAGGACAATCAGGAGTCCAGCTGCTCCAACACACACTGGAGGATCCACACTACACACTGCAGATACTCAA TTTGGACCATGCTGCATATTTCCGAATCACCCCAGGACTGAGAAAAT atgcagTTGAGCTTAcgctggatccaaacacagcgcACAATCAACTCCAGATATCCGAGGAGAACAGGAAGATCACATATGTGGAGGAGCGTCAGGcatatcctgatcatccagagaGATTTGAGCGCCATCCTCAGGTTCTGTGTAGAGAGATTCTgactggacgctgttactgggaggctGAATGGAGCAGCTGGGGTCATATAGCAGTGTCGTATAAAGAAATGGCCAGAAATGTAGTGACTGATTGTCGGTTTGGATTCAGTGATAAATCCTGGAGTCTGTTCTGCTCTGCTAATGGATTCACTGTCTGGCACAATAATGTGAGCACTAGCTTATCTACCTCTACACCACTGTCTAATAGAGTAGGAGTGTATGTGGACGTGTCGTCCGGCTCTCTATCCTTCTACAGTGTCTCTGatacactcacacacttacacacatttaACACCACATTTACTGAAGACCTCTACGCTGGGTTCAGAGTGTTTGATTCCTCACTCGCTCTGTGTCAGATTGAAAAAACAGCTGGGGGAGACGATTGCGACATCACAAACACAGAGCTACACACGTTTGTTCAAAGTGTAGTTTAG
- the LOC108184853 gene encoding NLR family CARD domain-containing protein 3-like, which yields NRCQSQFSVLNLPLFVIHLSVQEFLAAFYVFYYHVSNTADACLDSLHNLQKRAVDKAIESENGHLDLFLRFLLGVSLESNQRLFQDLLTHTEKSSESIRRSTQYIKEKIRDGHGLSTERSINLFLCLLEVKDQTLSREIQEFVKSDKQSEKKLSPAHCSTIAYMLQMSEEVLDELELQKYNTSDEGRRRLIPAVSICRRALLAGCNLSAQDCEIVSSVLQSSNCVLRELDLSNNDLQDSGVKLLSDGLKSPNCQLEILGFEFHVVS from the exons AACAGATGCCAATCACAATTCTCAGTTTTAAACTTGCCTCTATTTGTCATCCATCTGAGTGTTCAGGAGTTCCTCGCTGCTTTCTATGTGTTTTACTATCACGTAAGCAACACTGCAGACGCATGTTTGGATTCTCTGCATAATTTACAGAAAAGAGCAGTAGATAAAGCCATTGAGAGTGAGaatggtcatctggatctgttcctgcggttcctgctgggcgtctcactggagtccaatcagagactcttccaggatctactgacacacacagagaagagcTCAGAGAGCATCAGGAGAAgcacacagtacattaaagagAAGATCAGAGATGGACATGGACTCTCCactgaaagatccatcaatctgttcctctgtctgctggaagtgaaagatcagactctgtccagagagattcaggagtttgtgaaatcagacaaacagtcagagaagaaactctctcctgctcactgctcaacaatcgCCTACATGCTTCAGATGTCAGAGGAGGTGCTGGATGAGCTGGAGCTCCAGAAATACAACACATCAGATGAGGGCAGAAGAAGACTGATACCAGCCGTCAGCATCTGCAGAAGAGCTCT tCTTGCTGGCTGTAATCTCTCTGCTCAGGATTGTGAAATTGTGTCGTCAGTTcttcaatcctcaaactgtgtcctgagagagctggacctgagtaacaatgacctgcaggattcaggagtgaagctgctctctgatggactgaagagtccaaactgtCAGCTGGAGATACTGGGGTTTGAGTTTCATGTTGTGTCATGA